Below is a window of Quercus robur chromosome 6, dhQueRobu3.1, whole genome shotgun sequence DNA.
atcatgggccctCGCTGCGTCAgcagtgatgggccttcaaagctgggaccatacttacgcaggcccaagagacccaatccgtcaggcccattaaggtaagcccatcatgcccaatattttatcatcttcaataataattaataaagtgaaaaaaaaagttttatctaTGTCAACTTCTTTAATGTGGAGACGTTTTACTCATATTAACTTCTTCCCTATAGAgagtttatatattattttctggtaaattatacattaaagtgatagataataataattaataaagtgaCACAAGTTTTTTTTCATATTCAAGGAATATATAATTTGACTCTATAAGTATCTCtattagaaaaaattaatattaggaTCTTGGAGACAAGACATAAATACAGCTTCTAAAGTTGACCTACACATATTCCATAAAGCTCTCCCCTCAGAGTCAGGCCTCAACAATGAACCTCTTTGCCGAATGTAAGCTATATTTactcattttccttttattttatacacACTCTATCTCTCTTAAAAATACGTAAATCCCTTTTCTGTCGCTTCAGGTTCCTGAGTTTTGCGTTTGCTGAAGAATAaaccttttttaaaatattaaagagagaaaaaaaaaaaaacaccaaagcGATTAAATAAACCCTTGTACTCAGTACCCACACGCTTTTCTTGTACGACACGAACTACTACTCAACTGTGAGTCTATGCTTGCTCggtcttttttctttattataaattattattctaatttttcttcGCTTATGATAAGATCATCGTACCTTGTTCTTATTTATGATTGAAGCTTAGATTTTATTTAAATCTAAGTTCTTGCTGCAGTTTCTTAATTttcatagttttattttttcagtGAATTGCTTTGCATAGGGGTTTCTGTTGTTGCTGTGAAAAAGGGGTTTCTGAGTTTCGGTTATACGATATTGTAAAACTCTGCTAAACgaggaaaaagagaagaagttaACATGCCACCCTCTCGTGGTAATCATTCTCATTCTGATGCTGCGAAATTGGAACAAATAATCACAGAATTCTATACCAAAAGCCTCCACATAATATTGGAGTCTAGAACCCCATATGTGTCTTCTCGTAATTTTAGTGGTGAGCAAATCATGTCGATGTCGTTGTCATCCCCATCCTCTTCCTCGTCCTCGGCCTCGGCCTCGGCCTCGACCTCTGCTGCATCGAGTGTGAGGCCGAGGCCGAGGGACAAGTGGTTTAATTTGGCACTTAGGGGATACCCTGGTGCCATGGAGAATCTTGATCTCTGGCACCACAGCAACCCAGAACCTATGGTGGTTGATGTAGTGTTAGTTCTTCAAAGGCCTCTTGATTGGGACCCAACACTCAATTTTTCACCCACAAGGGAAGAAATTGTTATAGAGAGATGGGTACTGCAGTATGATCACACTAGGAAAGTTAAGGATAATCATAGTTCAGGGAGCAGCAGGAGGTCTAGTAATACTACTCTGCATACCTTGTACAAGAAATCCATGTTGCTTCTCAGGTCTTTGTATCTCACTGTTAGGCTTTTACCTGCTTATAAGGTCTTTCGTGACCTTAATTCCTCTGCCCAGCTCCGAACATTTAGTCTTGCTTATCATGTGTCTTCTGTTGTTGAACCCTTCCCTCGTAGTGCAGAGGCTGAAATGCAGCGTTTTGATTTCACCCCTATTGAAACTTCTGCCGGTAGGCTTTGCCTATTGGTCTTGTATCGTTCATCAGTCTTGGATTTAAGCTCTGAACCAACTCCTCTTACCCCACAAGTTATACCAGATTATGTAGGCAGCCCATTGGCAGAGCCGCTCAAAAGATTTCCATCCCTACCTGTGGCAGGATTGGGGAATCATGGCTCTCCTTCATCATTGCCATTTTCTAGGCGGCATAGTTGGGGTTTTGACCTTTATAGAGCTTCTTCTCCTACGGTTTCTTTCTCACCTTCACCTACACATTCGGAATCGAATGCTTCAATTTCCAACCCAGCTTCCCGCCGATTCCCACCCACAAGCCTGCCACCTCATCCACCTGGAACATCTATAGCTCATAAGAATACTACCAATTTTGATGAGTACTGTCCATCTCCTACATTTTCACCCTCCCCTACTCCATCACCACCAATATATATTCCTGGAGCTCATCTTTCAAAGGATCTTTTACGATCTGAGAGTGCCCCGGTAAACATACCTACTACTAGGCTCTCTAGTTTGCCTGCATTGTCCAACAAGCAATATTTGCCACCGTCTCCTCCCATTAAGAATACAAGGTCTGGTACTTTGAGGACTGATAAATTTACACCAATTCAGACTGGTGCCGCAGTTGAGCAGGTATATCTATGTATTTCATCACAGTAGTTGTAGTGTTGGATGTATCTCTTTCAtttatgatttctttttatCTGCTATAGTTGTTCTCTCTTGGGAAGGATGACAACAGAAAACATTTTGGAACGAAGATATCATCCAATGACTCACCGCGGATTTCATTTTCCAGAAGCTCAAGCAGGTCTTTACCAGATGATTTTGATGATCCTGAGTTTGATTGTCCttttgatgttgatgatgttgatatgACAGATCCAGGTAGCAGGTAATGTTTGAAATTCATTCAATGGATTCTACTTCTTAGTGACCAGATTTGCTTGCTAATATTTATCATAAGTGTTTTCACTTGCTTTGTTCTAATTGGTAATGTTCTCTCCTTGAGGACATGTTTTTTGAATgacaaaatagaaaatgagaACATTATGCAAGAATTTTCATATTGCTTAGTAAATGAGTTGGCCCTTATGTGTAAGTGTAAAAACTTGATAGAAATTCATATCGTAGTTGATTCACTGGCTTTTGATATGTTCTACCAAGCTTACTTGATGTATTAGGCACTGAGTATCAAAGAAACCCACCAAGTGATCTGAGATTTTGAGAAGGGTTAGAAGGAAAATGCCAAGTGCTAGCAAATAGCCATATCTTTTTGTattacttattttctttttatactctgAGATTTAATAATCCGTAGACTTTTAACTCTACTTTGAGCATTCGTTTTCTATTGGACTATTTACTTTGATATGCTTCTCTCCCATTTTCATATAGTTTGAAAGGTTGATATGTTTAAAACAGAAAATTGCTGTATGCATTTATGTAACTCTTCTTATGAAAGAAAAAACCCTGCTTTATTGCTGGTAGCAGTTCATATTCTAAATCATCTAAGGTTCAGTATTTCTGCGTGTTCCCTTAATTACAGTTGGATGAAATCTCTATCTTTCTGTGGCTAGTGTTTTTGGACCTCTGCATGATTCTGAGGTCATCTATCTTCTATGAAATCGTTGAATCGATCTCTTCTACACTTGTTGTGTTCTAATTGCTTAAAAGGGGCAGTATTTCTAAAACTTCTTGGAATTGCCCCTGAGTTAACTTATAACAGCACCAGAAATTCTAACATATGAATTATCATTAACCTCTGATATAGGGATGGCAAAAAATTCCCTGCCCCACTTGACCCACACGGGTTTTCCCCGGCCTAAAGAGGTAATGGGGTGGGGAGGGGTTTTGCTTGCCCCGACCTGTCTTGCCCTGCCCTGAATGtctatatgtatatttttattaaatatatatttcaattattttaagtTAATCTCTTTTATACAAAtcctatttataattttttttgttcatattttagTACCATCCCCTAAACATTTGCTTTCTTTCTCACCCTTGACTCTCCTGAATGTCCCTTCCCCTTCTCTTTCATCTCTACTTCATTTATGCGGAAGCCACATCAATTTAGGGATGGCAAATTACCTCCAACCTGCTCCATGCAGGTTTTCCCTTCCTGAAAGAGGGGATGAGGCACCCTTGATCTGATCCTTCTCTACCCAGCTACCATCCCTACTCTTATATGATTTAATGTCAGTACAACATAAACTGTGCACTTCACACAATTAAATGATTGTTCTACACATGGAGAGGATTTGGTTTCTTGAACCAGATGTAGAATATAGAAACATAGCACAATTGAAAAAGGTTGTTTCTAAGAATATCTAAAAGCTGTTTATTTGTAATATGATTTAAGAATTATCCTTTtattcttcattcttttcttcttcttcttctttttttttttccccttttctgtttctttcattttttttttttttttttttttttggcaactaTGCAAACAGAAAACACCTGGATAACAAATCCAAAGTTGTCCTAAGTCAATCAGCATATAGTTTTGACAATGAACTTAGATGAGTACTAGGAGGTTGAATTGTAGATTAGCTCTCTTTCTAAGGAAAACTGCTTAACTggtaaattgttaattttaataaacTTGAGGTCAATGATATTACTTGAAACATCAGTTGAAgtataataaattcaaaatttttgttatttttgtttacaAAATTGATTACTTTAAAAGTATtcatttataatcaataaaaaggaaaatgttctTTTGCAAGTCATAAATCTTCCTCCTTGAAACCGAAATTATTACATAAATGATTACAACGTTACTGAAATTCCTGGGTGCTTATTTTGTGAGATCCTTAAGTTTAACTATCtaagttaaataaattttaatatggCCATCCATTGGAACTGATGAATAAGACCAAGCATTACAAATGGTGTGGCATTTTCCAGCAAATAATTAACCATTGCATCCTACTTCATCTTCTTAATCATTATTTTGCTATCGTTTTGTTCTCTTACCTCCTCCAATGTCACCCCACCTTTGCTTGGTGCTACCAATCCTGTATATTTTTCCTGAGAAAAGTTTGAACCAATCCTGCTTGTTGTTTATTTAAAGAGGGTCTTAATTTCTAGATGTTTCCAGCAAAGTTGTTATAATTTAATTCTGATGTAGTTAAGTAATAGTTGCAGAGATTTGGTATCAACCTAGAACCAACACATTGGCTAATGGAACATAATCGACCTAATCCATGAAAGTTCTTGAATGGACCTTTTGCAATTCTTTTATGTTGATGGTTTATTTTAGCTATTTTAGCTTATAAGAGAATGGTACATGTGTGGATTAGCAATTGGATCTTTCCAGCTCAATTAGCACCTTCTAATGTTTCCAACGGAGACATTTAGTGTTTAAATCCCCCctccccaactattgaattatccaataataataataataataataaattcaaacaactaaattttaacacaaaaaaaactttaaatgcattttctttttcaaaaaaagaaaccaaatcaCACGTCACTGTTGGCTCTTGGGTTAGGTTGGTTTATCAAATGCCTTAACCCAGAACCAAACAACTTAGATTAATCCTCATGCTTTGGAACTGGAGCCTAGAAGGCTGAGAGAGATGAATAAGCTGATGAAGCACCACTTAGGCTTCCAAAGAGACCTGTGATTTAGAAGTAGAATGCCCAGCCTTTCTGCCACTCAGTTCTTGATGAGTAAGGTCCATCTTGATGATATGGTGATGCTTGAGTTCATTGACCTCCTCTTGCTCTGAATCATAAAGGCTGGATAATTTTTTTCACCAAGAGTGTTGGTTCACCGGGTTTAACCTCCCCCAGCTCTCAGCAGTagttacatgatttttttttttttaatattaaaaagtgGTTGAAGGACTGCAGTTGAAGTCAGCAATCTTTCAAGAAgccaaagaaaaccaaaaaaataaaaataaatcccTTGTTTTAGAGTATATAATGAGACTACCCAACCAATGATTAGTTGTTTGCAATAACAGAGAGCTATCTTGGCATATTTTGATTTACTGAATTTCTCAAAACATtgcttatatataaaaaagagttTCCTCAAAACACCATAGTTATGATCTAGATGCTATGGATGGTGGAAGAATTGATTTTACCATTGCGAAAGATTAATGTTAAATTTATGGAGCTAGCCTGAAAAGAAACGAGACCATTAGTTGAGCTCAAGGGAGGTTCAACAATTGCATAGACAAGTAGAGCACTGGGAATAGGTTTACTAGGGAGGAAGATGAGTCCATGATTCCTTTTTCTGCTTAATAAGCTGGTATTCTGCTCATGGCACCTATGTGCATGGATTGCAAATAATGATTAAAGCCATATCATATACTGATATCCCACACCTCATTAACATGACATTTTGAACTAGCTGGTGTACCAAATATGCATAATTATAGGTTGTATTAGAAATGCTTCTGCCTGATAATAAGTGAAGAGCAGCATACTCAAGTGGTAATATAATGGAAATATGGTAATACATTTTATCATACTCAAGTGTTATATAATGGAAATATTAGTTGGCAGGGTGTCAGTTTTATACCCTACTttaatgatttgtttttttttttttaaatccaaaaaaaacaaatgggGTTGGAAAAATACCAAATACTTTTTGAACGGGTTACCTTGAAGTTGAAACACATGGTAGAATCCATAACAGAATTTCTGATGTATGCTaggaatttgtttttttcttatttttttctcaagtgCATATGTTAGATTTAGTACTTCTAATGCTTCCTTATACAAAGCTACAACCTTATTTAAACAAGATGACTATCCCCCTCCTCCCAATGAACAATAAATATACTGTCCTCCAACCTAAAGGAAATGGAACggaatataaaagaaataaaaaagggaaaagaaacgCATTTAGATGTTACGTATCAATAATGCTGGATATTTTCTTGAAGGGTTTTCATTAACATTATCCTTTATGGGAGGTGATTGGTGTAAATTTCACGGAGAACATTTTGATTGTCATAAGAGATTACAATGGTTGGTTAAGCTTGAATTTTTCTATATTAGAAATGCTGTTAGGAAGCATTTTTAACTGCTTGTAGTTTCTCACTAGTCTTATCGTAATGCATCTGCGTATGTTGTCATCATCCTTTTCcttttgtgtctttttttttattttattttttatggtattaGCTTGTGCATTCATATTAGtagtattttaattaatatatatatatatatatatatttatttatttattgggagATTTCACTGAGTAGCTTGTGGTTTTCATTAATTATCCCTTGCATTCTCACTTATCACAAAAAAGTCCCATGCATTCTGAATCAATTACCCAGATTATGCCACAGGCCTTCAAGTAATCTAATTTTAACTGTGCcacaaatattataattatccaGTTCTTACCCATCTTTCAATGTGCTTATTTGAAGAATATGGATATTTCTTCATGAAACCTGAGGGTCTAAAACCTTTTTCACTGATCAATTGAGAGAAGTATAGTGTTTTCTGTGTCATCATCAATGAAATTAGTGAAAAGCAAGGCTTTATTGCTACCTCACCTTTGCTTCCAACAACCACAATTGGTACCAAACTACCAATAACCCTTTTGCATTTGCCATAATGGGTATTAATTTCCCTAGCCTTGGCTTGAAGGTGTAGTAGACATCATTGTTTTGTAGTCATCAGAATTCTTCATCATTGTTATGAGACAAGATTTTTGTGGCTTTTGTGTATCTGTTAACCTGAGCAGATATCTTTAATCTTTCTTGCtaagttattttttatggtaaaaaaaatctTGGACTAGAAGTATGGAGGGAcctttttctaattattttatttttattttgaatgcaGAAGTTTGGATGCTTCAAATATGGGTTTGTAAGGCTCTTGGTCATAAAACTCTAATGTCTGAAAACAAGTGAATGGTTTACAAAAATTAGTTATGCAGGAAAAATTAGTCCATAATTTTTTGTACTGGAGTCCTTGTATGATATAGTGATTAGTTTTTTAGTTTGCTGATTTTCTAGTGAGTGAAGTCTCTACTACCTTTATACTTTAGCACCATCATCTATCATATAAGTATCTCCATTATCATAGTGGAGAATCTTCTCTGCCTGTCTTTTAGATTGGATTGATTTACTtgtgaaataaaaattgtaCTTTCAGGTTTTCTGATTGTGCTGTTGTGAATAAAAACTGACCTGTAGTGCATATCTCTCAGACCAGGTTCTTTTGATCAGAAAGGACATATATCCCAAGATGCTGCTGTTGGTGATCTTGTACGCATGTTGAAGAAAGCTCCACCTCTCTGCCCAGAATTTTCCAATTCAGTAAATGTGCCACAAGTCTCTGGGTCTGAAATATGGAGTAGCAGCAGCCAGGAACCCCATCCTGCTGCACAGAATGAAGTTTCTGCAAGCGTCACGTCATCTGGGCTTGTTAGGTTGAAGACAACAGCTGATGCATTGGAAGAGCTCCAGGTTTATAGAGAGATGAAGAAATTGTTGCTTAAGCAAGGCAGTAAATCATACACTTAATCCAATTACACTGGACGGCAGAATTTTCTGGCAGAGTTATAGCTGGATTTTAACCTATGTTGATATTAAATCCTTTGGACATGTACAGCGTTTTGGTTCTGAAGAATATGTTTATTGGTGCCGATTTTCTCTCTTGTACATATGtagttatattttatattaagttTATGCTTAAAACTTGATAACTAAAGAGAAAGGTTTGGCGTTATTACTTATACGTAAATACACACATTCTATACTGAATGTTCATATTGTATAATACATTAAATAGTTTGCCTTACGGATtatacttttcttttgtttttattactGTGGTTTTTCTATCATGCTCATTTAGTAGCATCTATAAGCCAGGGTGGCCTGATCCCAATGCGAATTGCTTTACAAGGTTTGTTCTACATACTTCCAATCAAGAAATGTAATTGATGCTTTATATTTCAGTCAAACTCTCTTGGTGCATAAAATGGTTCTATAGGGAAATAGATCTCCCAGGGGTGTTGAGTCTGCATCTCTTTAGGGATGACTTGATCAGTTGATTTTATTAGCCCATAAATTTACAGAATCTCTATCAGCGTTCTGATTGTGCTGTAGCTTAGAAATGACAAGTGCATAGAAGGATTGCTCCAACTAGAGCCAGGGTTCATGTCATGGACTATGATTCCATCAATCAAGATACAGAATTGGGTACTCTTGAGAGTGTTGTAGAaattggatcatgtcttgaaatgaatcaaGAAAATGTGGGGGTCATGTACATAAGGAAGTTTTCCCTTTATGGGAATTCAAGAAGAACTGATGCAAGAAAGAAGCCTGACTGATCTATTACTGATGGGATCTGAAGCTGTTGAAGAGCAGAACCGGCTGCTCTTTTGCTTCAGACACTGTTGAGAAGCTTAACTATCTCTTAACTAACTTAGAGAATGGAGAATAAATTATTCATTCAAGAGGTTGGCTAATTTTACTTgcgaagaaagaaagagggttGGCTATTTTCTTCAATCAAGGCCTGAATTACAAGAGCATTACTGCTCTCCAAATGAAGCTCGAGTCAGTAGCTGAACACACAAACTTTCAGATGCTGAAGGAACTCTCACCTTATGTAAGTTTGCGCATTTCACAGCCAACCAAGTGATCCTTGAGGCCACACAAGGCGATCATGAGgttcattcattcatttttgGCATCATGGAGGGGGTCCAATGGCCACCTTTGATGGCTGAAGTTGCAATGGGGAAGAGTACTTTCCTCGAAATAACAGCCATCATAGTGGACTAGAGAAATTCTAATTCAATCAAGCTGCCATTCATGTTTGATCCGATGGTGATGGTCAAAGAAGAAGATTGTGAAAGAATAGCATTTACTTTCTTTGATAGCCAATTGTATGATTGACCAGCTTCACATAGCATAAGTTTTCCATTAGTCAAAAGTTTCCTGGGTGTAGGGTATGTTCAAACTAAccttaaaattgtaattttcgTCCAAGAAGAATTGTTCGATTTTGCCAGAATCCGATCTATGTACTTTCTAGAATTCCTCTGTTAAGCCCCTCCAGCAATTCACTGCAATTACTAACTCACTGGAGTGGTGAGCTGCTTTTGTGGTGGGTATAAAATGGGGTTAAGGCTAATAGAGGAGTTGCTGGGATTAAGATTTTAGATAGTTTGAGGAAGTTCCCTTGTgagaaaaaaggagaaataaGTTGTGGGGGATGGGTTTGCATACTTAAAGGGATTTAGGAGAATTACACCGAATATTTCTCAAGCTAAGTGGGCAGCTTGTTTGGAGGTGATATTGATTAATGCAACTTGAGAAGTGCGTGTTGGCTTTGAGTTGGAAGACAAGGCCTGTGAAAACAAGATCCATCTGGgtaccaaaaacaaaagcaaagtgAGCAAGATCAAACCCAATTGAATTCTTTTGTCTAAATCAATGCAAGGTTGTCGTAGATCGACGTATATATGCATGGGAAAGTCGGTATATATGGTGATTAGGACTTATTTTATGAATGAttaaaaaatgatgatttggattttttgtttagTACCACCACTAGTTTACTAAACGCAATTTGATTTCAGATTTGGGACTTCTCAAATAatgtatttttggatttttttttttttttttttttttgagttacattaagtgtgcgtttgaattgaaatgaaaaattaaaattattacacTATTCagcttaattttgttaatatttatgAGCGTCATTGCATTTTTTGACACTATTCATGActctactatactatttcaactaatttttacctttatctacaatactttcagtaatattttttcagttttagcaaaataaacagtatccaaacTTACCAAATAATCTTTTAAACAAGACACACATTATATATTATTAGATAATAAAAGTTGATCATTACAGACAATAATTATGTCAAGTTATATTCTTCTACCTAGGTGAGTGACTAACATAATTCTTTTGACAAGTGATTGCTTTTTATTGGATACTTGagtaaattacataattattatcaattagaatggtttcaaattaaactatttattttttatattaaaaaaatcaattaaaagcataaatttgtcaaattatttttgtccgTGTTACTATTAATTAgagtaacaaaaatatattttaaaaaataaagatgaaatgTTTGTATAAATCAAATGATTTTGCAAATCTCGAGTCACATTGTTTATGGAAATATTGAAACATTATGAACAGAAAAAACCTTTTAATAACTCTgtacaaatataattatatgctacctcttcttctatttttttaggtTAGTTTATTTGTTAGGTATTAATATTGCACATAAGTAATAGgtcatttttaaagttttggaccaaaaggtttttttttttttttttttttgtgaacagTGAGTGGTGTAATTGAGTTTCCTTGCAATAATGCAATTGCTGAATTGCAACAGATGATGCATTATAGGCATGTTTTTTTGTGGAACCAAGTTTCGTTGATTTTGGTGAACTTAATGCCTAATCTGATTGCAATGTACAAGACCAAATTGCCATACTATGGTGTGTGCATGATTTTGACGACCCAATGCATACGGAGGACAGGATAAGAAACAACTAGAAAAGAATCTGGCATTTGCAAGGGCAGTtcatatttttgacattttcgggaaacataatttaatatttcttcctcttttttttcttatatgaaGACTCAACCACGATCAACAGCACACAGCGTATGTGCTGGCAATAGCATAGTGGACAGAAAATGTTCAGAGAACAGAGTACAATAGTCGTGCAACTTGCAACGACCTAGATGATTGCAACTTGCCAAGTCAATACTCTCATTCTGGCTTCATGCCACGTGTTACTCTCGGGCTATGAAGGTTGTGAGATAGCTTTTAAGTACATTCTACTccaaatacaaatatacaatTAAGTCCcagaaaaatacaataaaaagaattaacCAAATACATTTAAATTTATCACTAAATAGAGCTAGTAAAACATAGACTTTTCAATGGAAGACAAAACTTTGATagccaatttatttttgttgttgaaaaaaCACCCAAATTAGCGAATTCTACCCACCTTACACGACTCACTATATTGCCCACACTCGTGCACTCAAATTTACTAACTCGAACCTATAACGACAAGCTCAAAAGGTATTTCAATGCATACACCAACGCAATACAACATTAGATACTTTCTCATGatttaagaataataaaattaacTCCTCAAATGCTAAATTATCTGTTGGTCGTGACAAGAAATTAGACCATCCATGAGTCCTATGGATTTAGGTATGGCGTAAGTTTAATTCCTACCAATTCTAATTCCCTCTGTTCCCAATTCCTTTAGTCAATTCTAGATCATCATTTAAGCTTAAAATTCACCACATAACCTCCTCTTTCGCCCTCCCTTCCCCAATCTTCCCAACACCAAGCaatctaaaattataatttgataaattttaacCCTAGGGATAGGGTAGTATGTCTCCCCTATTAATTTAAGGCTGGCTTGATAGACCTTAATTTCCTAATACCCACACCCAAATTCCTCAAAATTCCATGTTAGTCCAAAATAATCAACTGCTCCCTTCCCCATTAGGCCACGGTATCCAAAGTCACTTTTCACCGTGAGCTTCAATTTCACTGTCCATAATTTGAAATCAAACATTGCCCAGTGCAATCAACAGTTAAATGACTGTACACGTGTAGTTAATTCCATTAAAAAGGGCAAAAAAGGTCGTCATTACAACCCTACGGGTATGTTGTTAGCAGTTTCCGATCGTCGAGAAAATGAGATCAAGCAATTGAGAATGCAAATTGTTGCCTTGACAGAGTTTATGCTGTTAGGGATTGTTcctaaaatccttttttttttccttgaatttctACTCTAGGACTAGGttaatgaatttttgtgttaaaactctactttgtttattactattttttttttttttggctctttttcttttcaccttattttctataaatttaccATTCTCTTTGACATTCTCTCCTAATAAAgtgacttctctctctctctctctctcttgattttttatttttacttgcaactctactttaggttgatgaatcattgtatttttaataactctatTTTGAGTAATACGTTTTGGTGTTGTGTTTTTGAGTTCCCAATCACAACTAGTATATCTCCCTcttatagttttaatttaatttttgtttgagttaatacttatttttttgaaagtgagaatttgatttttttatcaaaacacaatcttggttatgtatttgaatgtgcctatcaattatttaagtaatattaattgttattttgttatgagttttgattataaTGATGATCTCCTATAAGAGAATGCagaattcaaataatttattctaaacaaaaaaaatttagttgtaaaaaaaaaaaaaaatagaaaaacatacCACACTATGTCATAATTTTGAAGAATGTAAACCACCTCAAAAGGGAATAATATCAATGAAAATCacccaaaataatagaatgatatattagtagagatagatatatataaaataattttagaaattgtttaaattatagggagaaaaattattttcaacaaattttagagaaaaagttataaattatatcacaattacaaaataattatctattctcACGCAATGCGTGAGTCTACAACTAATTATATTAATTCTTAAAGCAAATCATGATTAGTG
It encodes the following:
- the LOC126733309 gene encoding autophagy-related protein 13b; the protein is MPPSRGNHSHSDAAKLEQIITEFYTKSLHIILESRTPYVSSRNFSGEQIMSMSLSSPSSSSSSASASASTSAASSVRPRPRDKWFNLALRGYPGAMENLDLWHHSNPEPMVVDVVLVLQRPLDWDPTLNFSPTREEIVIERWVLQYDHTRKVKDNHSSGSSRRSSNTTLHTLYKKSMLLLRSLYLTVRLLPAYKVFRDLNSSAQLRTFSLAYHVSSVVEPFPRSAEAEMQRFDFTPIETSAGRLCLLVLYRSSVLDLSSEPTPLTPQVIPDYVGSPLAEPLKRFPSLPVAGLGNHGSPSSLPFSRRHSWGFDLYRASSPTVSFSPSPTHSESNASISNPASRRFPPTSLPPHPPGTSIAHKNTTNFDEYCPSPTFSPSPTPSPPIYIPGAHLSKDLLRSESAPVNIPTTRLSSLPALSNKQYLPPSPPIKNTRSGTLRTDKFTPIQTGAAVEQLFSLGKDDNRKHFGTKISSNDSPRISFSRSSSRSLPDDFDDPEFDCPFDVDDVDMTDPGSRPGSFDQKGHISQDAAVGDLVRMLKKAPPLCPEFSNSVNVPQVSGSEIWSSSSQEPHPAAQNEVSASVTSSGLVRLKTTADALEELQVYREMKKLLLKQGSKSYT